In one window of Brenneria goodwinii DNA:
- the ppc gene encoding phosphoenolpyruvate carboxylase, giving the protein MKEQYSAMRSNVSMLGKLLGDTIKEALGENILDKVERIRKLSKSSRAGSEKHRQELLNTLQNLSNDELLPVARAFSQFLNLTNTAEQYHTISPHGEAASNPEILSDTFERLKKSKGLTEKDIRHAVESLSIELVLTAHPTEITRRTLIHKLVEVNTCLKQLDHDDLADYERNQIMRRLRQLIAQSWHTDEIRKIRPTPIEEAKWGFAVVENSLWEGVPAFLRELDELLDKSFGYRLPVEAVPVRFTSWMGGDRDGNPNVTAEVTRRVLLLSRWKAADLFLQDIQFLVSELSMSECTPELRQLAGGDEVQEPYRAIMKSLRAQLNSTLAYLDARLKGGELLPPKDLLTRNEQLWDPLFACYQSLHACGMGIIANGQLLDTLRRVRCFGVPLVRIDVRQESTNHSDALAEITRYLGLGDYGSWPESDKQAFLIRELSSKRPLLPRQWQPSTETQEVIDTCKVIAKAPAGSIAAYVISMARTPSDVLAVHLLLKEAGCPFTLPVVPLFETLEDLNNADDVMTQLLNIDWYRGVIQGKQMVMIGYSDSAKDAGVMAASWAQYRAQDALIKTCEKAGIALTLFHGRGGSIGRGGAPAHAALLSQPPGSLKGGLRVTEQGEMIRFKFGLPEVTISSLALYTGAILEANLLPPPEPKPEWIAVMDELSRVSCDMYRSYVRENPDFVPYFRSATPELELGKLPLGSRPAKRRPTGGVESLRAIPWIFAWTQNRLMLPAWLGAGAALQKVVDDGKQEHLETMCRNWPFFSTRIGMLEMVFSKADLWLAEYYDQRLVDKKLWPLGKQLREQLAADIHVVLTIANDDHLMEDLPWIAESIALRNVYTDPLNVLQAELLHRSRQQEDPDPEVELALMVTIAGVAAGMRNTG; this is encoded by the coding sequence ATGAAAGAGCAATATTCAGCAATGCGAAGTAACGTCAGCATGCTAGGTAAGCTACTTGGCGATACTATCAAGGAAGCGCTGGGTGAGAATATACTTGATAAGGTAGAAAGGATTCGTAAATTATCAAAGTCCTCCCGAGCGGGCAGTGAAAAGCACCGACAGGAACTGCTGAACACACTACAAAACCTGTCCAATGATGAGCTATTGCCGGTAGCCCGCGCATTTAGCCAATTCCTCAACTTGACCAATACCGCTGAGCAATATCACACCATTTCCCCGCACGGTGAAGCCGCCAGCAACCCGGAGATACTCTCCGATACCTTCGAGCGCTTGAAAAAAAGTAAGGGTCTAACGGAAAAAGACATTCGCCATGCCGTCGAATCGCTTTCCATTGAGCTGGTATTGACCGCGCATCCCACCGAGATTACCCGCCGAACCCTGATCCACAAACTGGTGGAGGTAAACACCTGTCTTAAGCAGCTCGATCATGACGATTTGGCCGATTATGAACGCAACCAGATTATGCGCCGCCTGCGCCAGCTGATCGCCCAATCCTGGCATACCGACGAAATCCGTAAAATCCGCCCGACGCCGATAGAAGAAGCGAAATGGGGTTTTGCCGTTGTTGAAAACAGCCTGTGGGAAGGCGTGCCCGCTTTCTTACGCGAGTTGGATGAGCTGCTTGATAAGTCTTTTGGTTATCGCCTGCCCGTGGAAGCCGTGCCGGTGCGCTTTACCTCATGGATGGGCGGAGACCGTGACGGCAACCCGAACGTAACGGCCGAAGTGACCCGCCGCGTGCTATTGCTCAGCCGTTGGAAAGCGGCCGATCTGTTTTTGCAGGACATTCAGTTCCTGGTATCGGAATTGTCGATGTCGGAATGTACGCCGGAACTGCGCCAACTGGCTGGCGGCGACGAGGTGCAGGAACCGTATCGCGCCATCATGAAATCATTACGCGCCCAGTTGAATAGCACGCTGGCGTATCTGGACGCTCGCCTCAAAGGCGGAGAACTGCTGCCGCCGAAAGATCTGCTGACCCGCAATGAACAATTATGGGATCCGCTGTTCGCGTGCTACCAGTCATTGCACGCCTGCGGCATGGGCATCATCGCCAACGGCCAACTGCTGGACACGCTACGCCGCGTACGCTGCTTCGGCGTGCCGCTAGTGCGTATCGACGTTCGTCAGGAAAGCACCAATCACAGCGATGCGCTGGCGGAAATAACCCGTTATCTGGGCTTAGGCGACTATGGAAGCTGGCCCGAATCCGACAAACAGGCTTTCCTGATCCGCGAATTAAGCTCCAAACGTCCGCTGCTGCCGCGTCAGTGGCAACCCAGCACAGAGACTCAAGAGGTGATCGACACCTGTAAAGTCATCGCCAAAGCGCCCGCCGGTTCGATCGCCGCCTACGTCATTTCCATGGCGCGTACGCCTTCAGACGTGCTGGCGGTGCATTTGCTGTTGAAAGAAGCGGGCTGTCCTTTTACGTTGCCGGTTGTTCCGCTATTTGAAACGCTGGAAGACCTGAACAACGCCGACGACGTCATGACCCAGTTGCTGAACATCGACTGGTATCGCGGCGTCATCCAGGGCAAACAGATGGTGATGATTGGCTATTCCGACTCGGCGAAAGACGCCGGCGTCATGGCCGCCTCCTGGGCGCAATACCGCGCGCAAGATGCGCTGATTAAAACCTGCGAAAAAGCCGGTATCGCGCTGACGCTGTTCCACGGTCGCGGCGGTTCTATCGGTCGCGGCGGCGCGCCCGCCCATGCGGCGCTGCTGTCTCAGCCGCCGGGAAGCCTGAAGGGCGGTCTGCGCGTGACCGAACAGGGTGAGATGATCCGCTTCAAGTTCGGTCTGCCGGAAGTCACCATCAGCAGCCTGGCGCTCTATACCGGCGCTATTCTGGAGGCCAACCTGCTGCCGCCGCCGGAGCCGAAGCCGGAATGGATAGCGGTGATGGATGAATTGTCTCGCGTATCCTGCGATATGTATCGCAGTTACGTGCGTGAAAACCCTGACTTTGTGCCCTATTTCCGCTCCGCCACGCCGGAACTGGAACTGGGTAAATTGCCATTGGGCTCACGCCCGGCGAAACGTCGTCCTACCGGCGGCGTAGAAAGCCTGCGCGCCATTCCGTGGATTTTCGCCTGGACGCAGAACCGTCTGATGCTGCCCGCCTGGCTTGGCGCCGGCGCCGCACTGCAAAAAGTCGTGGACGACGGCAAACAGGAACACCTGGAAACCATGTGTCGCAACTGGCCGTTTTTCTCCACCCGTATCGGCATGCTGGAAATGGTGTTTTCCAAAGCGGACCTGTGGCTGGCGGAATACTATGACCAACGTCTGGTGGATAAAAAACTATGGCCGCTGGGGAAACAGCTGCGTGAGCAGTTAGCTGCCGATATCCATGTGGTGCTGACGATCGCCAACGACGACCATCTGATGGAAGATCTGCCGTGGATTGCGGAATCGATCGCGCTACGCAACGTTTATACCGACCCGCTGAACGTCCTGCAGGCTGAACTGCTGCATCGTTCCCGCCAGCAGGAAGATCCGGATCCGGAGGTAGAGCTGGCGCTGATGGTGACTATCGCCGGCGTGGCCGCCGGTATGCGCAACACCGGCTAA
- the argE gene encoding acetylornithine deacetylase: protein MKMNLPPFIELYRALIATPSISATDSTLDQSNQALINLLSGWFTDLGFHVDVQPVPGTRNKFNMLARIGEGKGGLLLAGHTDTVPFDDGRWTRDPFTLTEHDNKLYGLGTADMKGFFAFIVDTLRDIDPTKLTKPLYILATADEETTMAGAKYFAASTQVRPDCAIIGEPTSLHPVRAHKGHMSSAIRIQGQSGHSSDPSRGVNAIELMHDAISHLLVLRKTLQERYHNAAFAIPYPTMNLGHIHGGDAPNRICACCELHMDIRPLPGLTLGDLNGVLSETLAPVSQRWPGRLTISELHPPIPGYECPADHRLVAVVEKLLGTQTEVVNYCTEAPFIQELCPTLVLGPGSIEQAHQPDEFLDTAFITPTRDLIAQLVRHFCN from the coding sequence GTGAAGATGAATTTACCCCCTTTTATTGAGCTATACCGGGCGTTGATCGCAACGCCGTCCATCAGCGCGACCGACAGTACGCTCGATCAAAGTAATCAGGCATTAATCAATCTGCTGTCCGGCTGGTTCACGGATTTGGGCTTTCACGTCGACGTTCAGCCAGTACCCGGCACCCGAAATAAATTCAATATGCTGGCCCGAATCGGGGAAGGCAAAGGCGGCTTACTGCTGGCGGGACATACGGACACCGTACCTTTCGATGACGGGCGCTGGACGCGCGATCCCTTCACGCTGACCGAACATGATAATAAGCTGTACGGCCTGGGAACGGCCGACATGAAAGGCTTCTTTGCCTTTATTGTTGATACGCTGCGCGACATCGACCCAACCAAACTGACCAAACCGCTTTATATTCTTGCCACCGCGGATGAAGAGACCACCATGGCCGGCGCCAAATATTTTGCCGCCTCCACCCAGGTCAGACCGGACTGCGCCATTATCGGCGAACCGACATCGCTGCACCCGGTGCGCGCCCATAAAGGACATATGTCCAGCGCCATCCGTATTCAGGGCCAATCCGGGCATTCCAGCGATCCGTCGCGCGGCGTTAACGCTATCGAATTGATGCACGATGCGATCTCCCATCTGCTGGTGCTGCGCAAGACGTTGCAGGAGCGCTATCACAATGCGGCGTTCGCCATCCCCTATCCGACCATGAATCTGGGCCATATCCACGGCGGCGATGCGCCGAACCGAATTTGCGCCTGCTGTGAACTGCACATGGATATCCGTCCGCTGCCGGGGCTGACGCTCGGCGACCTGAACGGAGTGCTGTCGGAAACGCTGGCGCCGGTCAGTCAGCGCTGGCCGGGCCGTTTGACCATCAGCGAACTGCATCCGCCGATCCCCGGTTACGAATGTCCGGCAGACCATCGTTTAGTCGCGGTAGTGGAAAAACTATTGGGTACGCAAACGGAAGTCGTCAATTACTGCACCGAAGCGCCGTTTATCCAAGAACTCTGCCCGACGCTGGTTCTGGGCCCTGGCTCTATCGAGCAAGCGCATCAGCCGGACGAGTTCCTCGATACCGCCTTTATTACGCCAACCCGCGATCTGATCGCCCAGTTGGTGCGGCATTTCTGCAACTAA
- the argB gene encoding acetylglutamate kinase — protein MNPLIIKLGGVLLDSEEALERLFTALVTYRRQHQRPLVIVHGGGCLVDDLMKKLSLPVVKKNGLRVTPADQIDIITGALAGSANKTLLSWAKKHGISAVGLCLADGGSTKVTQLDEALGYVGRAEAGSPALLNTLLSAGYLPVVSSIGMTEQGDLMNVNADQAATALAETLGADLILLSDVSGILDGKGQRIAEMTAGKAEQLIAQGIITDGMIVKVNAALDAARTLGRPVDIASWRHADQLSALFNGVAIGTRILA, from the coding sequence ATGAATCCGTTAATTATCAAGCTAGGTGGCGTTTTACTGGATAGCGAAGAAGCGTTGGAACGCCTCTTTACGGCGCTGGTGACCTATCGCCGGCAACATCAGCGCCCGCTTGTGATTGTGCACGGCGGCGGATGCCTGGTTGACGATCTGATGAAAAAACTGTCGTTGCCGGTGGTGAAGAAAAACGGCCTGCGTGTGACTCCCGCCGATCAGATTGACATTATTACCGGCGCGTTGGCCGGCTCGGCGAATAAAACGCTGTTGTCGTGGGCGAAAAAGCACGGTATTAGCGCCGTCGGCCTGTGCCTGGCGGACGGCGGCAGCACCAAGGTAACGCAGTTGGACGAAGCGCTGGGCTATGTCGGCAGAGCCGAAGCGGGTTCTCCGGCGTTGCTGAACACGCTGTTATCCGCGGGATATCTGCCGGTCGTCAGCTCCATCGGCATGACCGAACAGGGCGATTTGATGAATGTGAACGCCGATCAGGCCGCCACGGCGCTGGCGGAAACGCTGGGGGCGGATTTAATTCTGCTTTCAGATGTGAGCGGTATTCTGGACGGGAAAGGTCAGCGCATTGCGGAAATGACGGCAGGAAAAGCGGAGCAGCTGATCGCGCAGGGCATCATCACCGATGGGATGATTGTTAAGGTTAATGCGGCGCTGGACGCGGCGCGTACGCTGGGCCGTCCGGTGGATATCGCCAGTTGGCGTCATGCCGATCAACTGTCCGCGCTGTTCAACGGCGTGGCTATCGGTACGCGTATTTTGGCGTAA
- the argH gene encoding argininosuccinate lyase — protein MALWGGRFSQAADQRFKQFNDSLRFDYRLAEQDIIGSIGWSKALVTVNVLSEQEQQQLEQALNALLAEVQADPEMILQSDAEDIHSWVEQRLIEKVGDLGKKLHTGRSRNDQVATGLKLWCKTQIAELQLAVRQLRQALVVTAEANQDAVMPGYTHLQRAQPVTFAHWCLAYHEMLVRDESRLEDTLKRLDVSPLGCGALAGTAYPIDREQLAGWLGFACATRNSLDTVSDRDHVLELLSDAAIGMVHLSRFAEDLIFFNSGEAAFVELSDRVTSGSSLMPQKKNPDALELIRGKCGRVQGALSGMMVTLKGLPLAYNKDMQEDKEGLFDALDTWHDCLMMAALVLEGIQVKRPRCREAAEQGYANATELADYLVAKGVPFREAHHIVGEAVVEAIRQGKALEALSLPELRKFSAVIADDVYPILSLQSCLDKRAAQGGVSPQQVAKAISDAKQRLS, from the coding sequence ATGGCTTTGTGGGGCGGACGGTTCAGTCAGGCGGCGGATCAACGGTTTAAACAGTTTAATGACTCGCTGCGGTTTGATTACCGTCTGGCAGAGCAGGACATCATCGGCTCTATTGGCTGGTCAAAAGCATTGGTTACCGTCAACGTGCTCAGCGAGCAGGAACAGCAGCAACTGGAACAGGCGTTGAATGCGCTGTTGGCTGAAGTTCAGGCCGATCCTGAAATGATTCTGCAAAGTGATGCCGAAGATATTCATAGCTGGGTCGAGCAGCGGCTGATCGAGAAAGTCGGCGATCTGGGGAAAAAGCTGCATACCGGGCGTAGCCGTAACGACCAGGTGGCGACCGGTCTGAAACTGTGGTGCAAAACGCAAATTGCCGAACTGCAGTTGGCGGTGCGTCAGTTGCGTCAGGCGCTGGTGGTCACGGCGGAAGCGAACCAGGATGCCGTCATGCCGGGTTACACCCATTTACAACGCGCCCAGCCGGTGACGTTCGCTCATTGGTGTCTGGCTTATCATGAGATGCTGGTGCGCGACGAAAGCCGCCTGGAAGATACGCTGAAGCGTCTGGACGTTAGCCCGCTGGGCTGCGGGGCGCTGGCCGGTACGGCTTATCCTATCGACCGCGAGCAACTGGCCGGGTGGCTGGGTTTTGCTTGCGCCACGCGCAACAGCCTGGACACGGTATCCGATCGCGATCACGTGCTGGAACTGCTGTCCGATGCCGCTATCGGTATGGTGCACCTGTCGCGTTTCGCTGAAGATTTGATTTTCTTTAACAGCGGCGAAGCGGCGTTTGTCGAGCTTTCCGATCGCGTGACTTCCGGCTCGTCGTTAATGCCGCAGAAAAAGAATCCTGACGCGTTGGAATTGATTCGCGGCAAATGCGGCCGCGTTCAGGGCGCGCTGAGCGGCATGATGGTGACGCTGAAAGGGTTGCCGCTGGCGTACAACAAGGATATGCAGGAAGACAAAGAAGGCCTATTTGATGCGCTGGATACCTGGCACGACTGCCTGATGATGGCCGCGCTGGTGCTGGAAGGCATTCAGGTCAAACGCCCCCGCTGCCGGGAAGCCGCCGAGCAGGGCTATGCCAATGCGACGGAACTGGCGGATTATCTGGTTGCTAAAGGCGTGCCGTTCCGTGAGGCGCATCATATCGTCGGCGAAGCGGTTGTCGAAGCCATTCGTCAGGGGAAAGCGCTGGAAGCGCTGTCGCTGCCTGAGCTACGGAAGTTCAGCGCCGTTATCGCCGATGACGTTTACCCGATTCTGTCTCTGCAATCCTGTCTGGATAAACGTGCGGCGCAGGGCGGCGTGTCGCCTCAGCAGGTGGCGAAAGCCATCAGTGATGCCAAACAGCGTCTGAGCTGA
- the rmuC gene encoding DNA recombination protein RmuC, with translation MDISMVYGLGGGLAGLLAGWLIVSLSFQRRQSRHETEQRLLEQSSRQTQQLLSECQQDKKQFEQQLRDNELELRNVHGQLAASQEKQRQLIQLREECVQLNQELRALREVNTAQEAELREVTIRLEETRMAAEEKQRLLMNSEQRLTTQFENLANRIFEHSGRKVDEQNKQSLDRLLMPLREQLDGFRRQVQDSFGAEARERHTLTHEIRNLQQLNAQMAREAINLTKALKGDNKTQGNWGEVVLSRVLEASGLREGYEYETQVSVQTGANNRMQPDVIVRLPQGKDVVIDAKMSLVAYERYFNSEDDAERLAALNEHLLSVRGHIRLLGSKDYQQLPGLRSLDYVLMFIPVEPAFLVAIDRQPELINEALKHNIMLVSPTTLLVALRTINNLWRYEQQSRNAQQIAERAARLYDKLRLFVDDMESLGQSLDKSQASYRQAMNKLSSGRGNLIGQAEGFRALGVEVKRPISPTLAERATEHEQNAGDALTGSSLSADTGADSSSPVSEKR, from the coding sequence GTGGATATCAGCATGGTTTATGGATTGGGCGGCGGCCTGGCCGGTTTATTGGCCGGTTGGCTCATCGTCAGCCTGTCGTTTCAGCGGCGGCAGTCCCGTCATGAAACGGAACAACGTTTACTTGAACAGTCGTCACGGCAAACTCAGCAACTTCTCAGTGAATGTCAGCAGGACAAAAAACAGTTTGAGCAGCAGTTACGTGACAATGAGCTGGAGTTGCGTAACGTTCACGGCCAACTGGCCGCCAGCCAGGAGAAGCAACGGCAACTGATACAGCTGCGCGAGGAGTGCGTTCAGTTGAATCAGGAGCTGCGCGCGCTGCGGGAGGTGAATACCGCGCAGGAAGCCGAACTGCGGGAAGTCACCATCAGGCTGGAAGAGACACGCATGGCCGCCGAAGAGAAACAGCGCCTACTGATGAACAGCGAGCAGCGGTTGACCACGCAGTTTGAAAATCTGGCCAACCGGATTTTTGAGCACAGCGGCCGTAAAGTGGACGAACAGAATAAACAGAGCCTGGATCGTTTGTTGATGCCGCTGCGCGAACAGCTTGATGGATTCCGGCGCCAGGTTCAGGATAGCTTTGGCGCCGAAGCGCGTGAACGCCACACGCTGACGCATGAAATTCGTAATCTGCAACAGCTCAATGCCCAGATGGCCCGGGAAGCGATTAACCTGACCAAGGCCCTGAAAGGGGACAATAAAACGCAGGGAAACTGGGGCGAAGTGGTGCTCAGCCGCGTGCTGGAAGCCTCCGGGCTGCGCGAAGGGTATGAGTATGAGACTCAGGTCAGCGTGCAGACCGGCGCAAACAATCGTATGCAGCCTGACGTGATCGTTCGTCTGCCGCAGGGCAAGGATGTGGTCATTGACGCCAAAATGTCGCTGGTGGCCTATGAACGCTATTTTAACAGCGAAGATGACGCCGAACGCTTAGCCGCCCTGAACGAGCATCTGCTCTCTGTGCGGGGGCATATTCGTCTGCTGGGGAGCAAAGACTATCAGCAGTTGCCGGGGCTGCGTTCGCTGGATTATGTCCTGATGTTCATTCCCGTGGAGCCTGCGTTTCTGGTGGCCATCGATCGTCAGCCTGAGTTGATCAACGAAGCGCTGAAGCACAATATTATGTTGGTTAGCCCCACAACGTTGCTGGTGGCGCTGCGTACTATCAATAACCTGTGGCGTTATGAGCAGCAGAGCCGCAATGCCCAGCAGATCGCTGAACGGGCCGCGCGGCTGTACGATAAGCTGCGTCTGTTCGTTGATGATATGGAATCTTTGGGGCAAAGCCTTGATAAATCTCAGGCTAGCTATCGCCAGGCGATGAATAAACTATCTTCCGGGCGTGGTAATCTGATTGGTCAGGCGGAAGGATTCCGCGCTTTGGGCGTAGAGGTAAAACGCCCGATCAGCCCCACGCTGGCCGAGCGGGCGACCGAGCACGAGCAAAACGCCGGGGATGCGCTGACCGGGTCTTCCCTATCGGCGGATACCGGCGCAGACTCGTCAAGCCCGGTTTCGGAAAAGCGATAG
- the ubiE gene encoding bifunctional demethylmenaquinone methyltransferase/2-methoxy-6-polyprenyl-1,4-benzoquinol methylase UbiE, translated as MADEQEKTTDFGFRTVAKDEKEVMVADVFHSVAAKYDLMNDLMSFGIHRIWKRFTIECSGVRRGQRVLDVAGGTGDLTAKFSRIVGDEGEVVLADINASMLKVGREKLRNKGIINNVSYVQANAEELPFPDDFFDCITISFGLRNVTDKNKALRSMYRVLKPGGRLLVLEFSKPVLKPLSKIYDVYSFHVLPRIGEMVARDAGSYRYLAESIRMHPDQETLKGMMADAGFDSVNYFNLTGGIVALHRGFKF; from the coding sequence ATGGCAGATGAGCAGGAGAAAACAACCGACTTTGGTTTTCGCACTGTCGCCAAGGATGAAAAAGAAGTCATGGTGGCCGACGTTTTTCATTCCGTAGCAGCAAAATATGATCTGATGAATGACCTGATGTCTTTCGGCATCCATCGTATCTGGAAAAGATTCACCATTGAGTGCAGCGGCGTGCGGCGTGGACAACGCGTTCTGGATGTCGCGGGCGGAACCGGCGACCTGACGGCCAAATTCTCCCGCATTGTGGGTGATGAAGGGGAAGTGGTTTTAGCCGATATCAATGCCTCCATGCTGAAGGTCGGCCGTGAGAAGTTACGCAACAAAGGCATTATCAACAATGTCAGCTATGTGCAGGCGAATGCCGAAGAGCTGCCATTCCCGGATGATTTCTTTGACTGCATCACCATCTCTTTCGGTTTGCGTAACGTCACTGATAAAAACAAAGCGTTGCGTTCCATGTACCGGGTGCTGAAGCCGGGCGGTCGGCTGTTGGTGCTGGAATTCTCCAAGCCGGTACTGAAGCCGTTAAGTAAAATTTACGACGTCTATTCGTTCCATGTTCTGCCGAGAATCGGCGAAATGGTGGCGCGCGATGCCGGGAGTTATCGCTATCTGGCGGAGTCAATCCGCATGCATCCCGATCAGGAAACGCTGAAAGGGATGATGGCCGATGCCGGTTTTGATAGCGTGAATTATTTCAATCTTACCGGTGGGATTGTCGCGCTACATCGTGGTTTTAAATTCTGA
- the ubiJ gene encoding ubiquinone biosynthesis protein UbiJ has product MLITSVLTATLETALNQLLFRDRSMKAARQRLYGKTLQIELAELDVPLVLIFNEHRLDVVSQWEDRADCQLKTRLAVLMKLRDRQHLSSLMRSGDLIIEGDIQVAQQFIGLLDLAEFDPAEWLAPYVGDIVAQGVSQTAQKTLGVFNRILCRQQQALSETLTEEWRLAPGKLENAWFQDEVAALEKSTENLAERLAKLEIPR; this is encoded by the coding sequence ATGCTGATAACGTCTGTGCTGACAGCCACGCTGGAAACGGCGTTGAATCAGCTACTGTTTCGTGACCGCAGTATGAAGGCGGCGCGTCAGCGCCTGTATGGAAAAACGCTGCAAATCGAACTGGCTGAACTGGATGTGCCGCTGGTGCTTATCTTTAACGAGCACCGTCTTGACGTGGTAAGCCAATGGGAAGATCGTGCCGATTGCCAACTGAAAACGCGTTTAGCGGTACTGATGAAGCTACGTGACCGGCAGCACCTTTCCTCCCTGATGCGCAGCGGCGATTTGATCATAGAAGGCGATATCCAGGTTGCGCAGCAGTTCATCGGGCTGCTTGATTTAGCCGAGTTTGATCCGGCGGAGTGGCTGGCCCCTTATGTGGGGGATATCGTCGCCCAAGGGGTAAGCCAAACGGCGCAAAAAACGCTGGGCGTATTTAATCGCATTTTGTGCAGACAGCAGCAGGCGCTGTCCGAAACGCTGACGGAAGAGTGGCGTTTGGCGCCGGGTAAACTGGAAAATGCCTGGTTCCAGGATGAGGTCGCCGCATTGGAGAAATCAACGGAGAACCTGGCTGAACGGCTGGCGAAGTTGGAGATCCCACGATGA
- the ubiB gene encoding ubiquinone biosynthesis regulatory protein kinase UbiB → MMPGELLRLYNIVRVLLSYGLDELIPKMRLTIPLRFGRRLLFWLPNRHSDLPLGVRLRLALQELGPVWIKFGQMMSTRRDLFPPAIADQLAMLQDRVDPFDGMLARRQIELSMGGVPLEEWFDDFDVKPLASASIAQVHTARLKATGKEIVIKVIRPDILPVIKADIRLMKRLAGWLPRLLPDGRRLRPREVVHEYEKTLLDELNLLREAANAIQLRRNFENSRMLYIPEVYPDYCSEGMLVMERIYGIPVSDVETLKANGTNMQLLAERGVQVFFTQVFRDSFFHADMHPGNIFINDQHPEDPQYIGIDCGIVGSLNKEDKRYLAENFIAFFNRDYRKVAELHVDSGWVPADTNVEDFEFAIRTVCEPIFEKPLAEISFGHVLLNLFNTARRFNMEVQPQLVLLQKTLLYIEGIGRQLYPQLDLWKTAKPFLENWLKEQVGLPAMIRALKEKAPFWAEKLPDIPELFYDGLRQHRILRQSVDKLADELRTQHVRQGQSRYLLGIGATLLISGTVLLVSHVEADVIPSGLMAAGIVAWIIGWRRTR, encoded by the coding sequence ATGATGCCCGGTGAACTGCTTCGACTTTACAACATCGTCCGTGTTTTACTGAGCTACGGTCTGGATGAGCTCATTCCCAAAATGCGCTTAACGATCCCGCTTCGCTTTGGCCGCCGTTTGCTGTTTTGGTTGCCGAATCGACATAGCGATTTGCCGCTGGGCGTTCGCCTGCGTTTAGCGTTGCAGGAGCTTGGTCCGGTATGGATTAAATTCGGCCAGATGATGTCGACACGGCGAGATTTATTCCCGCCGGCAATCGCCGATCAATTGGCGATGCTGCAAGATCGGGTTGACCCCTTCGACGGCATGCTGGCGCGCAGGCAAATCGAGCTGTCGATGGGCGGCGTTCCCCTGGAGGAGTGGTTTGACGATTTCGACGTGAAGCCGCTTGCATCGGCATCCATCGCTCAGGTGCATACCGCGCGCCTAAAGGCTACCGGCAAAGAGATCGTTATTAAGGTCATCCGGCCTGATATTTTACCGGTGATCAAAGCCGATATCCGATTGATGAAACGTCTGGCCGGCTGGCTGCCGAGGCTGTTGCCGGATGGACGACGCCTGCGCCCGCGGGAGGTCGTACACGAATATGAGAAAACGCTGCTTGATGAACTGAATCTGCTGCGTGAAGCGGCAAATGCGATTCAACTGCGCCGCAATTTTGAAAATAGCCGCATGCTGTACATTCCTGAGGTGTATCCGGATTACTGTAGCGAGGGTATGCTGGTGATGGAGCGTATCTATGGCATCCCCGTTTCCGACGTGGAAACGTTGAAGGCCAATGGAACCAACATGCAGTTGCTGGCGGAGCGTGGGGTGCAGGTCTTCTTTACGCAGGTGTTCCGCGACAGCTTCTTTCATGCGGATATGCATCCCGGTAATATCTTCATTAATGATCAACACCCGGAAGATCCGCAGTACATCGGCATTGATTGCGGGATAGTCGGTTCGCTGAATAAAGAAGATAAACGCTATCTGGCGGAAAACTTTATTGCGTTCTTCAATCGTGATTACCGCAAAGTGGCTGAGTTGCACGTGGATTCAGGCTGGGTGCCCGCGGATACCAATGTCGAAGATTTTGAGTTCGCTATTCGTACCGTGTGTGAGCCCATTTTTGAAAAGCCGTTAGCGGAAATTTCATTTGGTCATGTATTATTGAACCTCTTTAATACGGCTCGCCGTTTTAATATGGAAGTTCAGCCCCAGCTCGTTCTTTTGCAAAAAACACTGTTGTATATTGAAGGGATAGGACGCCAGTTGTATCCGCAGTTGGATCTCTGGAAAACGGCAAAACCGTTTTTGGAGAATTGGTTAAAAGAACAGGTTGGTTTGCCGGCCATGATCCGGGCCTTGAAAGAAAAAGCGCCGTTCTGGGCAGAAAAACTGCCGGATATTCCCGAACTGTTTTATGACGGTTTACGCCAGCACAGAATATTGCGGCAAAGCGTGGATAAACTCGCGGATGAGCTGCGAACGCAGCATGTCCGGCAAGGGCAATCCCGATATTTGCTGGGAATTGGTGCAACGTTGTTGATAAGTGGTACGGTGTTACTGGTTAGCCACGTTGAGGCGGATGTTATACCTTCTGGTCTGATGGCCGCGGGAATTGTTGCCTGGATTATCGGCTGGCGGCGAACTCGTTGA
- the tatA gene encoding Sec-independent protein translocase subunit TatA: MGGISIWNLLIIAVIVVLLFGTNKLRTLGSDLGASIKGFKKAMGDDQPSAADKTQQDADFATKSLAEQQPEVKKDETKSQHKEQV; this comes from the coding sequence ATGGGTGGTATTAGTATTTGGAACTTGTTGATTATCGCGGTAATCGTCGTATTACTGTTTGGCACCAACAAGCTGAGAACATTGGGCTCGGATCTGGGCGCATCCATCAAAGGTTTCAAAAAGGCGATGGGGGATGATCAACCGTCCGCTGCTGATAAAACTCAGCAGGATGCTGATTTCGCGACTAAGTCTCTAGCAGAGCAACAGCCTGAAGTTAAGAAGGATGAAACAAAGAGCCAGCATAAAGAGCAGGTATAA